From the Pedobacter cryoconitis genome, one window contains:
- a CDS encoding GNAT family N-acetyltransferase, which translates to MNQIKIIKASPDDFKVIREIGQQTFLESFASSTTEADMAKYLEESFTEKKISAELANPDSMFFIALDNENLVGYLKVNSGKTQKELQDDSALEIERIYVKSSHHGKMVGQLLYSKALEIAMLQNKAYLWLGVWEENSRAIRFYEKNGFVTFDKRIFKMGNDEQTDLMMKKILTPAS; encoded by the coding sequence ATGAATCAAATCAAAATTATTAAAGCATCACCGGACGATTTTAAAGTTATCCGGGAAATAGGACAGCAGACCTTTTTAGAATCGTTTGCAAGCAGTACTACAGAAGCTGATATGGCTAAATACCTGGAAGAGAGTTTCACTGAAAAAAAGATTAGCGCTGAATTGGCTAATCCGGATTCTATGTTCTTTATAGCGCTGGACAATGAAAATCTTGTGGGCTACCTAAAAGTAAATTCAGGGAAAACACAAAAGGAATTACAGGATGATAGCGCGCTGGAAATCGAACGTATTTATGTGAAGAGCAGCCATCATGGTAAAATGGTCGGTCAGCTGCTTTATAGTAAAGCACTTGAAATAGCTATGCTTCAAAATAAGGCCTATTTGTGGCTCGGTGTATGGGAAGAAAACTCACGGGCTATCAGATTTTATGAAAAGAATGGCTTCGTTACTTTTGATAAACGTATCTTCAAAATGGGGAATGATGAGCAAACAGATCTCATGATGAAGAAAATATTGACTCCTGCCTCATGA
- a CDS encoding RNA polymerase sigma factor, whose amino-acid sequence MISNSFPYQVNDHKSSLKTFALNFTKNMDDADDLVQETLLKAIRYSKLYVEGTNLKGWLYTIMRNTFINDYRRIVKQRSIIDTTEEISSAQLYTSASHNQANNKFISDDVNKALAMLSVEYYTPFIKYFEGYKYHEIADMLNIPIGTVKTRIHVARQLLKSNLKIYNQEFKKSNKYN is encoded by the coding sequence ATGATCAGTAATTCTTTCCCATACCAAGTTAATGACCACAAGTCTTCTTTAAAAACTTTCGCCCTGAATTTCACAAAAAACATGGACGATGCTGATGACTTAGTTCAGGAAACATTATTAAAAGCTATACGTTACTCCAAACTTTATGTGGAAGGGACGAACCTGAAAGGATGGCTATATACTATAATGAGAAATACATTTATAAACGATTATAGAAGGATTGTAAAACAACGCAGCATTATAGACACTACAGAAGAAATCAGTTCTGCCCAGCTATATACAAGTGCTTCGCATAATCAGGCCAATAATAAGTTTATCAGTGATGATGTAAATAAGGCTCTTGCCATGCTAAGCGTTGAATATTACACCCCTTTCATCAAATATTTTGAAGGTTATAAATATCATGAAATAGCAGACATGCTGAATATACCTATTGGTACAGTTAAAACCAGAATTCACGTAGCACGTCAATTATTGAAAAGCAACCTGAAAATCTACAACCAGGAATTTAAGAAATCAAACAAGTATAACTAA
- a CDS encoding FMN-binding negative transcriptional regulator gives MYVARQFEFEDKAERIAFMKQYSFATIVTTKAGLPIATQLPFLITQNDDKLVLSAHFALANEQVSYIEENTSLVIFSEPHAYISPAHYDKVESVPTWDYVAVHAYGKARIVQEEDAKIQALEQMILFYEQGYLEQWNKLSDKFKKGMIRGIAVFDLEVTDLQAQKKVSQNKNEMERERIAVHLEKSDVSSEKAIADYIRKI, from the coding sequence ATGTACGTAGCCAGGCAATTTGAATTTGAGGATAAAGCTGAAAGAATAGCCTTCATGAAGCAATATAGTTTTGCAACTATTGTGACTACGAAAGCAGGGCTTCCTATCGCTACACAGCTTCCGTTTTTGATTACACAAAATGATGATAAGCTTGTATTGAGTGCACATTTTGCATTAGCGAATGAACAGGTGAGTTACATCGAAGAGAATACCTCGCTGGTCATTTTCTCCGAACCTCATGCTTACATTTCTCCGGCTCATTATGATAAAGTGGAGAGTGTGCCTACCTGGGACTATGTTGCTGTCCATGCTTATGGGAAGGCGAGGATCGTTCAGGAAGAAGATGCCAAAATACAAGCGTTGGAACAGATGATTTTATTTTATGAGCAAGGTTACCTGGAACAATGGAACAAGCTGTCGGATAAGTTCAAAAAAGGAATGATACGGGGGATTGCTGTGTTTGATCTGGAAGTGACTGATTTACAGGCTCAGAAAAAGGTGAGCCAGAATAAAAATGAAATGGAACGGGAAAGGATAGCTGTTCATTTAGAAAAAAGCGATGTTAGCTCAGAAAAAGCAATAGCAGACTATATTAGAAAAATATAA
- a CDS encoding GNAT family N-acetyltransferase — translation MNFSIQPQLANERVTLLPLKESDFEELYAVASDPKIWEQHPSKDRWKKDVFQNFFDGAIKSKGAFKIIDQATGKIMGSTRFYDYDENENVIFIGYTFYGTAYWGTGTNLSVKTMMLDYIAQFVSKIKFHIGAENIRSQIAISRIGAIKIAEEQVTYFGEAPKLNFVYMIDQDLS, via the coding sequence ATGAATTTTAGTATCCAGCCTCAGTTAGCAAATGAACGTGTTACCCTTTTACCGTTAAAGGAATCTGACTTTGAAGAATTATATGCTGTAGCATCCGACCCAAAGATCTGGGAACAACATCCCAGCAAAGATCGCTGGAAGAAGGACGTGTTTCAAAACTTTTTCGATGGGGCAATAAAGAGCAAAGGCGCATTTAAAATCATAGACCAGGCTACCGGAAAAATAATGGGAAGCACCAGGTTTTACGACTATGATGAAAATGAAAATGTAATTTTTATCGGCTATACCTTTTATGGTACTGCTTATTGGGGGACGGGTACCAATCTTTCTGTTAAGACAATGATGCTGGATTATATAGCTCAGTTTGTTTCAAAAATTAAGTTCCATATTGGTGCAGAGAACATTCGTTCACAAATCGCTATCAGCCGTATTGGTGCAATTAAAATAGCTGAGGAGCAGGTCACTTATTTCGGTGAAGCTCCAAAGCTAAATTTTGTATATATGATCGACCAGGATTTAAGTTAG